One genomic window of Oncorhynchus kisutch isolate 150728-3 linkage group LG24, Okis_V2, whole genome shotgun sequence includes the following:
- the LOC109869699 gene encoding synaptophysin-like encodes MDVVNQLVATGQFTIIKQPLGFMKILQWIFAIFAFSTCGSYSGMFKMSVECKNRSESDLSIEVEFEYPFRLHQVYFDAPTCKGESPERLFLIGDYSSSAEFFVTVGVFSFLYSMAALSVYVFILEKYREGCKGAQIDFVVTSVFTFFWLVASSAWAKGLSDVKAATDPDKVLLLIEACDEPENRCREVHDPVVSGLNTSVAFGFLNLILWGGNLWFVFKETGWMAAFGGTYAPSQEKAPAPESFGQEGYGQEGYAQQGDAYAGTQGGYQPDYGQGGYTEGGGDYQQGGYEQQPTSFANQM; translated from the exons ATGGATGTTGTGAACCAG TTGGTGGCCACCGGGCAGTTCACCATAATCAAACAGCCTTTGGGATTTatgaaaatcctacaatgg ATCTTTGCTATCTTTGCTTTCTCGACATGCGGCAGCTACTCTGGCATGTTCAAGATGAGTGTGGAGTGTAAAAACCGGTCAGAGAGTGACCTGAGCATTGAGGTGGAGTTTGAGTATCCATTCAG GCTACATCAGGTGTACTTCGATGCCCCAACCTGTAAGGGGGAAAGCCCTGAGCGTCTGTTCCTGATCGGAGACTACTCCTCCTCAGCTGAGTTCTTTGTCACCGTCGGtgtcttctccttcctctactcCATGGCAGCCCTTTCTGTGTACGTTTTCATTCTGGAGAAATACCGTGAAGGCTGCAAGGGAGCCCAGATT GACTTCGTTGTGACGTCTGTGTTCACCTTCTTCTGGCTGGTCGCTTCTTCTGCCTGGGCTAAAGGTTTGTCGGATGTGAAGGCAGCCACCGACCCAGACAAGGTCCTCTTACTGATCGAGGCATGCGACGAACCGGAGAACCGCTGCCGTGAAGTCCACGACCCTGTCGTCTCTGGTCTCAACACATCTGTG GCGTTTGGCTTCCTGAACTTGATCCTGTGGGGAGGAAACCTGTGGTTCGTGTTCAAAGAGACCGGCTGGATGGCAGCCTTCGGAGGCACATATGCACCTTCCCAGGAGAAGGCGCCTGCTCCAGAGTCCTTTGGCCAGGAAGGCTATGGGCAAGAGGGCTACGCACAACAGGGGGATGCCTATGCCGGCACCCAGGGAGGTTACCAGCCTGACTATGGCCAGGGCGGATACACAGAGGGAGGCGGAGACTATCAGCAGGGGGGATACGAACAGCAGCCCACCTCCTTTGCCAATCAGATGTGA